One genomic window of Blastopirellula retiformator includes the following:
- a CDS encoding MazG nucleotide pyrophosphohydrolase domain-containing protein, producing MNQESSPPVDVSLGQFQKLIREMYFEKDQTRGVEGTFMWLMEEVGELASALRGGTHEERVGEFADVLAWLTTIANVAGVNLAEAVNQKYGSGCPGCGQFLCVCDDAEKP from the coding sequence GTGAACCAAGAATCTTCGCCGCCGGTCGACGTCAGCCTGGGCCAGTTCCAGAAATTGATCCGCGAAATGTATTTTGAGAAGGACCAGACCCGCGGGGTCGAAGGGACCTTCATGTGGCTGATGGAGGAAGTGGGAGAACTCGCTTCCGCCCTGCGTGGCGGGACGCACGAAGAGCGGGTTGGCGAATTCGCCGACGTCCTGGCCTGGCTGACCACCATCGCCAACGTCGCCGGAGTCAACCTGGCCGAAGCGGTCAACCAAAAGTATGGGAGCGGCTGCCCCGGCTGCGGCCAATTCCTGTGCGTCTGTGACGACGCCGAAAAGCCGTAA
- a CDS encoding tetratricopeptide repeat protein, translating to MPHASQPNLTIVACAAWLTLCSVGAAAEPTSPESLYYSGKYAEAIAALDKIEKNDATAQLLKAQSQIAIGKSEAATKTLTAAIEQKPTGKLYAELARIQFEHGQWDEAQASCKKAIALEDRQPLARWIIAQLHRERGELEEAGAAYEWFVDDFNAHEVSDDPDQLYYAGLGAAEFARWTKNSQQFSYLVNTLFPTILERSPNYWPARTAISELFAEKFNMGSARSEWTKALELNPTSAELFTLKSQLDLTSYNVDLAIAAADQALAIRSDYVPAMEAKAKAYLADFRPLQAIEVLQKARQISNKRQATAGLLAAAYLAADGPALETDEGRSTRYGELIETQSIANPHCGEFFAALGEGCDLLRKYPYAASFFRAATERMPQLVRPHAELGMVLMRMGEEPEARAVLEEAFEADPFHVRVKNTLEVLDVLATYETLETDHFVIRYDPKDKLLAEYAALHLEENVYAPICEALGYEPAEKTLIEFFNKAKNTSGHGWFSARMVGLPYIGTVGACAGKMLALASPTAMPQKYNWGNVLRHEFVHVVNLQQTDFNIPHWYTEAIAVTYETEVQPPDWKRLLAKRIAANDLFDLDTINYGFIRPRDGDDWTMAYCQAYHYAVYLKQRFGEDALLKMLDGYANSLTTDQILEQTFETKQADFERGYRDYLVTVVRDIEIDATAEKSFAQLIRDARDQPKDADVQAEAAYAYLQRKSNTSARKYAEHALEIDPEHPLGLYVKARLFLSIGEAQETLELLERATGDRYDRRPVALLAGLRLKQKDYPAAIELYERGAKAEPASEEWTEALVRVHLLQQNDDALIKLLPVLAAQKHHDVAIRKKLATLLAGKGDWQGAARWSEEAYQIDVADAQAHQINGRAQQEFGDKLAAARELAVAFRLSPDRVDWGVAAAEAQVAAGDEAAALKIVEAVLKRAPSNAAAQQLLEKIKP from the coding sequence ATGCCGCACGCAAGCCAACCGAACCTTACGATCGTCGCCTGCGCCGCCTGGCTCACGCTCTGCTCTGTCGGCGCCGCCGCCGAGCCAACCTCGCCCGAGTCGCTTTACTACTCTGGCAAATACGCCGAGGCGATCGCCGCCCTCGACAAGATTGAGAAAAACGACGCCACCGCGCAGTTGCTCAAAGCCCAATCGCAAATCGCGATCGGCAAGTCAGAAGCAGCTACCAAGACCCTTACCGCCGCCATCGAGCAAAAGCCAACTGGCAAGCTCTACGCTGAACTGGCCCGCATTCAGTTTGAACATGGGCAATGGGACGAAGCCCAGGCAAGTTGCAAGAAAGCGATCGCGCTCGAAGATCGCCAACCGCTGGCTCGCTGGATCATCGCACAGTTGCATCGTGAGCGGGGCGAGCTAGAAGAAGCTGGCGCCGCGTACGAATGGTTCGTTGACGACTTCAACGCCCACGAAGTTTCGGACGATCCCGATCAGCTTTACTACGCCGGGTTGGGCGCCGCCGAGTTCGCTCGCTGGACGAAGAACAGTCAGCAGTTCAGCTATCTCGTCAACACCCTCTTTCCGACCATCCTTGAGCGCTCGCCCAACTACTGGCCCGCCCGCACCGCGATCTCGGAGTTGTTTGCCGAAAAGTTCAACATGGGCTCGGCTCGCAGCGAGTGGACCAAGGCGCTCGAGCTGAATCCGACCTCGGCCGAGCTCTTCACGCTCAAGTCCCAGTTGGACCTGACCAGCTACAACGTCGACCTAGCGATCGCCGCCGCCGATCAAGCGCTGGCGATCCGCAGCGACTATGTACCAGCGATGGAAGCTAAGGCGAAAGCCTACCTGGCCGATTTCCGCCCGCTGCAAGCGATTGAGGTGCTGCAGAAGGCCCGCCAGATCAGTAACAAGCGTCAGGCAACCGCTGGCCTGCTCGCCGCAGCTTATCTGGCCGCCGATGGTCCGGCGCTGGAGACCGACGAAGGAAGATCGACCCGCTACGGCGAACTGATCGAAACGCAATCGATCGCCAATCCCCACTGCGGCGAGTTTTTTGCGGCGCTCGGCGAAGGTTGCGATCTGCTGCGGAAGTATCCGTATGCGGCCAGTTTCTTTCGCGCCGCCACCGAGCGGATGCCGCAACTAGTACGTCCCCACGCCGAGTTGGGCATGGTGCTAATGCGAATGGGAGAAGAGCCGGAGGCCCGGGCAGTGCTGGAAGAGGCTTTTGAGGCCGATCCGTTTCACGTGCGGGTAAAGAACACGCTGGAAGTGCTCGACGTACTGGCGACCTACGAAACGCTCGAAACCGACCACTTCGTCATTCGCTACGATCCGAAAGACAAACTGCTGGCCGAATACGCGGCGCTGCACTTAGAGGAGAACGTCTACGCCCCCATCTGCGAGGCGCTCGGGTACGAACCAGCCGAGAAGACGCTGATCGAGTTCTTTAACAAAGCGAAGAACACCAGCGGACATGGCTGGTTCAGCGCTCGCATGGTCGGCCTACCTTACATCGGCACGGTGGGCGCCTGTGCCGGCAAAATGCTGGCCCTCGCTTCGCCGACGGCGATGCCGCAAAAGTACAACTGGGGCAACGTGCTGCGTCACGAGTTCGTCCATGTCGTCAACTTGCAGCAGACCGACTTCAATATTCCTCACTGGTACACCGAGGCGATCGCGGTCACCTACGAGACCGAAGTGCAGCCCCCCGATTGGAAACGCCTGCTCGCCAAACGGATCGCCGCAAACGACCTGTTTGATCTGGACACGATCAACTATGGCTTCATTCGTCCCCGCGATGGCGATGACTGGACGATGGCCTACTGCCAGGCGTATCACTACGCCGTTTATCTGAAACAACGGTTTGGCGAAGACGCCCTGCTCAAAATGTTGGATGGGTACGCGAACTCGCTGACGACCGATCAGATTTTGGAGCAAACCTTTGAGACGAAGCAGGCCGATTTTGAGCGAGGCTATCGCGACTACCTGGTCACGGTGGTTCGCGACATCGAGATCGACGCGACGGCCGAAAAAAGTTTCGCCCAGTTGATTCGGGATGCCCGCGATCAGCCGAAGGATGCCGATGTCCAAGCCGAGGCGGCCTACGCCTATTTGCAGCGCAAGTCGAACACCAGCGCTCGCAAGTATGCCGAGCATGCCCTCGAAATCGATCCCGAACACCCGCTGGGGCTGTACGTAAAGGCGAGGCTCTTCCTGTCGATCGGCGAGGCGCAAGAGACGCTGGAGTTGCTGGAGCGTGCGACCGGCGACCGTTACGATCGTCGCCCCGTGGCGCTGCTAGCCGGCCTTCGCCTGAAGCAGAAAGATTACCCGGCCGCCATCGAACTTTACGAGCGCGGCGCCAAGGCCGAGCCGGCCAGCGAAGAGTGGACCGAGGCGCTCGTCCGCGTTCATCTGCTGCAGCAAAATGACGACGCTTTGATCAAATTGCTGCCTGTCTTGGCCGCACAAAAACATCATGACGTCGCCATCCGTAAGAAACTGGCGACCCTGCTGGCCGGCAAAGGAGACTGGCAAGGCGCCGCTCGCTGGTCGGAAGAAGCGTATCAGATCGACGTCGCCGACGCCCAGGCGCACCAGATCAATGGTCGCGCCCAACAGGAGTTCGGCGACAAGCTTGCGGCCGCCCGTGAGTTGGCCGTCGCTTTTCGCCTTTCCCCCGATCGAGTAGATTGGGGCGTCGCCGCCGCCGAGGCGCAGGTCGCCGCCGGTGACGAAGCGGCGGCTCTGAAAATCGTAGAAGCAGTCTTGAAACGTGCACCGTCCAACGCGGCGGCGCAACAGTTGTTAGAGAAAATCAAACCGTGA
- a CDS encoding Rieske (2Fe-2S) protein encodes MAEFVTVAKVGDIPPGQGQAFNVSGRMAAVFHNADGTYQAIDDFCPHMGASLAGGYVEDGVVMCPWHAWGFQLCDGAWIDNPKVKVDCFDVRVEGDQIQVRVNAKEE; translated from the coding sequence ATGGCAGAATTTGTGACCGTCGCCAAAGTTGGCGACATTCCCCCCGGTCAAGGTCAGGCGTTTAACGTCAGCGGCCGAATGGCGGCCGTTTTTCATAACGCGGACGGTACGTATCAGGCAATCGACGATTTTTGTCCGCATATGGGGGCTTCGCTCGCCGGCGGCTACGTCGAAGATGGCGTGGTGATGTGCCCCTGGCATGCGTGGGGATTTCAGCTGTGCGACGGCGCCTGGATCGATAATCCCAAGGTGAAAGTCGATTGTTTCGACGTTCGCGTCGAAGGGGACCAGATTCAGGTTCGCGTCAACGCGAAAGAAGAATAA
- a CDS encoding mechanosensitive ion channel family protein, producing MFYPLLLAQAENGAENPAGENANAIDVSQQASDTFADVQNWANSGVVFLQDQGPEWILRIVTAILIFAIGRWVAIWASAFLKRLMERGKVDQTLALFLSNIAYGFFLTLVIVATLNRLGIDTTSVAAVLAAAGLAVGLALQNSLSNFAAGVMIILFRPFVTGDFIEAGGTSGIVEAVQIFHTQLKTPDNKMIIVPNGNITSGNIINYSRNATRRVDLTIGCGYDDDLRAVKQFLIELLESDERIMKEPASEVRVSALADSSVNFIVRGWVKKEDWWAVSCDLTEQIKLGFDERGFSIPYPQSEVHVRQTAAS from the coding sequence ATGTTCTATCCCTTGCTTTTGGCCCAGGCCGAAAATGGCGCTGAAAACCCGGCCGGCGAAAACGCCAATGCGATCGATGTAAGCCAACAGGCGTCCGATACGTTTGCCGATGTGCAAAACTGGGCGAACTCGGGGGTCGTCTTCCTGCAAGACCAAGGGCCGGAGTGGATTCTGCGAATCGTTACGGCGATCCTGATCTTCGCCATCGGCCGCTGGGTGGCGATCTGGGCCAGCGCTTTCTTGAAGCGATTGATGGAGCGAGGGAAAGTTGATCAGACGCTTGCTCTGTTTCTGTCGAACATCGCCTACGGGTTCTTTTTGACGCTGGTCATTGTGGCGACGCTCAATCGCTTGGGAATTGATACGACCAGCGTCGCCGCAGTCTTGGCGGCGGCCGGTTTGGCGGTCGGTCTGGCGCTGCAAAACTCACTCTCCAACTTTGCAGCCGGGGTGATGATCATTCTCTTCCGTCCGTTTGTGACGGGGGACTTCATTGAAGCGGGAGGAACGTCCGGCATCGTCGAGGCGGTGCAGATTTTTCACACGCAGCTGAAGACGCCTGATAACAAGATGATCATCGTCCCTAATGGCAACATCACTAGCGGCAACATCATCAACTACTCGCGCAACGCCACACGCCGCGTCGACCTGACGATTGGTTGCGGCTACGACGACGACCTGCGAGCGGTGAAACAGTTCTTGATCGAACTGCTGGAAAGCGATGAGCGGATCATGAAAGAGCCCGCGTCGGAAGTCCGCGTCTCGGCCCTGGCCGACAGCAGCGTCAACTTCATCGTCCGCGGCTGGGTCAAAAAGGAAGACTGGTGGGCAGTCTCGTGCGATTTGACCGAACAGATCAAGCTGGGCTTCGACGAACGGGGGTTCTCGATTCCGTACCCGCAAAGCGAGGTGCATGTGCGTCAGACCGCGGCTTCGTAA
- a CDS encoding leucine-rich repeat domain-containing protein, whose amino-acid sequence MVERDADDASDLTLTATAGWRTWQIFVGQWGLSTIIILAFAWAGFAGERIDAWMCNVGGMMGSYEGFADNDFAVVEIWQHGWPFVFLERHVEFYPSNPFAVWHGFLAFRWLALVGDLLILGAIVGLDVAMRLMQAKVAAPRKSFSLSLRMLFVLVSLVCLAAGSLGASYARSQRERGIGARLEQLGHHVEYEYVGPIWFSRFFGRDLAWLPLQGVKEFSVGANATTDWPEETLLAGLGDLAELRCLNLGNSPTDDEGLRRLLAGRRQWSLQELHFYETPISGSAFENCKSLSQLRHANGWGSKLNDEGVAALVKLPNVEWINAKGTDITNQAVDSALEAPRLQDFDFDETNVDRASLQRLIDKGIGCRYSTDTAY is encoded by the coding sequence ATGGTTGAACGAGATGCGGACGACGCTTCCGATTTGACGCTGACAGCGACGGCTGGTTGGCGAACATGGCAGATATTCGTCGGGCAGTGGGGCCTATCCACAATCATCATCCTGGCGTTCGCCTGGGCGGGATTTGCAGGAGAAAGGATTGACGCGTGGATGTGCAACGTGGGCGGCATGATGGGAAGTTACGAAGGCTTTGCTGACAACGATTTCGCAGTCGTCGAGATCTGGCAGCATGGCTGGCCGTTCGTCTTTCTTGAGCGCCATGTGGAATTCTATCCGTCAAATCCGTTCGCCGTGTGGCATGGTTTTCTCGCGTTTCGTTGGTTAGCGTTGGTCGGCGACTTGCTAATTCTGGGAGCGATCGTCGGTTTAGATGTCGCCATGCGATTGATGCAAGCGAAGGTTGCTGCGCCCAGGAAAAGCTTCTCCCTTTCGTTGCGGATGCTGTTTGTGTTGGTTTCGCTCGTTTGTCTAGCCGCCGGGAGTCTGGGGGCAAGCTACGCGCGATCACAGCGAGAGCGAGGAATCGGCGCAAGATTGGAGCAACTGGGGCATCATGTTGAATACGAATATGTTGGACCAATTTGGTTTTCGCGTTTTTTCGGACGTGATCTCGCTTGGTTGCCGCTGCAAGGGGTGAAGGAGTTTAGCGTTGGGGCAAACGCGACGACAGATTGGCCCGAGGAAACGCTACTTGCGGGGCTCGGCGATCTGGCCGAGCTGCGGTGCCTGAATCTTGGAAACTCCCCGACCGACGACGAGGGACTGAGGCGTCTCTTGGCGGGCCGCCGACAATGGAGCCTGCAGGAATTGCACTTCTACGAAACTCCCATTTCCGGCAGCGCATTTGAAAACTGCAAATCGCTTTCCCAGTTGCGCCATGCAAATGGATGGGGATCGAAACTGAATGACGAAGGGGTAGCTGCACTGGTGAAATTGCCGAATGTCGAGTGGATCAACGCCAAAGGAACGGACATTACGAATCAAGCTGTCGATAGCGCGCTGGAAGCCCCACGTTTGCAAGACTTCGATTTTGATGAAACGAACGTTGATCGAGCAAGTCTGCAGAGGTTGATCGACAAGGGGATCGGATGCAGATATTCTACGGACACCGCGTATTAA
- a CDS encoding IS256 family transposase → MTNVPEERTSEEIRDAIKIDGDAVRGHLDELVRSTVEETLNQMLDAEADQICKAKRYERSPDRVDSRAGSYSRKLQTKAGEVSLKVPRLRSLPLETQIIERYKRRESSVEEALVEMYLAGVSVRRVEDITEALWGTRVSSSTVSELNQKIYERIEAWRNRPLEGEHPYVMLDGIWLKRSWGGEVKNVAILVAVGVGADGHREILGVAEGKKEDSESWRTFLRYLKERGLKGVRLITSDKCLGLVEALGDFFPDAAWQRCIVHFYRNVLKDVPRAKSGDVAAMLKAVHAQEDRAAAEAKAALVTEKLISLRLGAAAKCFRDGYQETLAYMAFPREHWTRLRSNNMLERIMKEIRRRTRVVGAFPDGQSALMLVAARLRHIAGTHWGTRRYLDMDRLREPEEREDGKV, encoded by the coding sequence ATGACGAATGTACCAGAAGAACGGACCAGCGAAGAGATCCGGGATGCGATTAAAATTGACGGCGACGCGGTGCGGGGGCATCTTGATGAGCTGGTCCGCTCAACCGTCGAGGAGACGTTGAATCAGATGCTCGATGCCGAAGCGGATCAGATTTGCAAGGCGAAACGCTACGAACGTTCACCAGACCGCGTCGATTCGCGAGCCGGGTCGTATTCGCGGAAGCTGCAGACCAAGGCGGGCGAGGTTTCGCTGAAAGTTCCGCGACTGCGGAGCTTGCCGCTCGAGACGCAGATCATCGAACGCTACAAGCGACGCGAATCGAGCGTCGAAGAGGCGCTCGTTGAGATGTATCTGGCAGGCGTTTCGGTCCGTCGCGTTGAAGACATCACCGAGGCGCTTTGGGGAACGCGAGTCAGCTCCAGCACCGTCAGCGAGCTGAACCAGAAGATCTACGAGCGGATCGAAGCGTGGCGAAATCGGCCGCTGGAAGGCGAACATCCGTACGTGATGCTCGACGGCATCTGGCTGAAACGTAGCTGGGGCGGCGAGGTGAAGAACGTGGCGATCTTAGTGGCGGTCGGCGTCGGCGCTGATGGACATCGCGAGATTCTCGGGGTCGCCGAAGGGAAGAAGGAGGATAGCGAAAGCTGGCGAACGTTCCTGCGTTACCTGAAGGAGCGCGGATTGAAGGGCGTGCGGCTGATCACGAGCGACAAGTGCCTCGGCCTGGTCGAAGCGCTGGGAGACTTCTTCCCAGACGCGGCCTGGCAGCGCTGCATCGTCCACTTTTATCGCAACGTGTTGAAAGACGTGCCGCGAGCGAAGTCAGGCGACGTGGCGGCGATGCTGAAGGCGGTTCACGCGCAAGAGGATCGCGCGGCGGCGGAAGCGAAGGCAGCACTGGTCACCGAGAAGCTGATCTCGCTTCGGCTGGGCGCGGCGGCGAAATGCTTCCGCGACGGCTACCAGGAAACGCTGGCGTACATGGCGTTCCCGCGAGAACACTGGACGCGGCTGCGGAGCAACAACATGCTGGAGCGGATCATGAAAGAGATCCGGCGACGAACACGAGTCGTGGGAGCGTTTCCGGACGGCCAAAGCGCCCTGATGCTGGTCGCAGCCCGGCTGCGCCACATCGCCGGCACGCACTGGGGGACAAGGCGCTACCTCGACATGGACCGCCTCCGCGAACCGGAGGAGCGAGAAGACGGCAAAGTTTAA
- a CDS encoding protein arginine kinase, whose amino-acid sequence MNVDLNELTGRAGEWMKGAGPQSDIVISSRIRLARNIAEFPFIRRCTATDRGAIDKAVRDRLAEVPQLTNLAYLRVDELSDVDRHFLAERQLISRELVEAEGARSVAIDQNERLSLMINEEDHLRIQVMKSGFDLVAAWDQINEVDDLLESKLTYAFHEKLGYLTACPTNVGTGMRVSVMLHLPALVITQQIEKVFRSLQKINLAVRGLYGEGSQAMGDFYQISNQITLGRSELELRDQVHDVVPMIIDYERRARDFLLKQNQQDLHDKISRAYGILRTAQTISSEETMHLLSSVRMGVNLGLIDDLVIADINKLFVDTQPAHLQKLRGGPLDTAGRNSERALYLRRYLSQKEKDGADQN is encoded by the coding sequence ATGAATGTGGACCTCAACGAATTGACAGGACGAGCCGGCGAATGGATGAAGGGCGCAGGCCCCCAGTCCGATATCGTCATTAGCAGCCGAATTCGTTTGGCCCGCAACATCGCCGAATTCCCGTTCATCCGTCGCTGTACCGCCACCGACCGGGGCGCCATCGACAAGGCAGTCCGCGATCGCCTGGCGGAAGTCCCGCAGCTAACCAATCTGGCCTACCTGCGGGTCGACGAACTGTCGGACGTCGACCGCCACTTTCTGGCCGAACGTCAGCTGATCAGCCGCGAACTGGTCGAAGCCGAAGGCGCCCGCAGCGTGGCGATCGATCAGAACGAACGCTTGAGCCTGATGATCAACGAGGAAGACCATCTCCGGATTCAGGTGATGAAAAGCGGTTTTGACCTGGTCGCCGCCTGGGATCAGATCAACGAAGTTGACGACCTGCTCGAGAGCAAGTTGACCTACGCCTTTCACGAAAAGCTCGGATATCTGACCGCCTGTCCGACCAACGTCGGCACCGGTATGCGGGTCAGCGTCATGCTGCACCTGCCGGCGCTGGTGATCACGCAGCAAATTGAGAAAGTCTTCCGCAGCCTCCAGAAGATCAACCTGGCGGTTCGCGGCCTGTATGGCGAAGGCTCGCAGGCGATGGGCGACTTCTACCAGATTAGCAACCAGATCACCCTCGGTCGCAGCGAACTGGAACTGCGCGATCAGGTTCACGACGTCGTGCCGATGATCATCGACTACGAACGCCGGGCTCGCGACTTCCTGCTCAAACAGAACCAGCAAGATCTGCACGACAAGATCAGCCGCGCCTATGGCATCTTGCGGACCGCGCAAACGATCAGCAGCGAAGAGACGATGCACCTGCTCTCGAGCGTGCGGATGGGCGTCAATCTCGGCCTGATCGACGACCTGGTGATCGCCGACATCAACAAGCTGTTTGTCGATACCCAACCGGCCCACCTACAAAAGCTGCGCGGCGGGCCGCTCGATACCGCCGGTCGCAACTCCGAGCGGGCTCTGTACTTGCGACGCTATCTCTCGCAAAAAGAAAAGGATGGGGCCGACCAGAACTAA
- a CDS encoding UvrB/UvrC motif-containing protein, whose amino-acid sequence MKCQQCEKPATFHITELTGSEPQEIHLCEGCAQKYLMQTPGSGMPGKASLAGMLAQQLKVADTAKELEKLDEKCCPICGISFFEFRNQGRLGCPHDYVFFASELEPLIVNIHGDLIHKGKHPLTHKRSTESQTKLIQLRREMNEAIRLEQYERASELRDTIRNLEESEDEHGDEHTV is encoded by the coding sequence GTGAAGTGCCAACAATGCGAAAAACCGGCGACGTTCCATATCACGGAACTGACTGGCTCCGAACCGCAAGAGATCCATCTCTGCGAGGGTTGTGCGCAAAAATACCTGATGCAGACCCCAGGCAGCGGCATGCCCGGCAAGGCGAGCCTGGCCGGAATGCTGGCCCAGCAGTTGAAGGTGGCCGACACCGCCAAAGAGTTGGAGAAGCTGGACGAAAAGTGCTGCCCGATCTGCGGCATCAGCTTTTTTGAGTTCCGCAACCAGGGGCGACTCGGTTGCCCGCACGACTACGTCTTCTTCGCCAGCGAACTAGAGCCGCTGATCGTCAACATCCATGGCGACCTGATTCATAAGGGGAAACATCCCCTGACGCACAAGCGTAGCACCGAGAGCCAGACGAAACTGATACAATTGCGGCGAGAGATGAACGAGGCGATTCGTCTGGAACAATACGAACGCGCCTCCGAACTTCGCGACACGATTCGCAATCTGGAAGAAAGCGAAGATGAACATGGTGACGAACATACCGTCTAG
- the trpE gene encoding anthranilate synthase component I, which translates to MPHAPDFAQFSKLAADHDMVPVFRRLISDSLTPVSAFHKLDDSGPACLFESVIGGEKIGRYSFLGFQPDYHLAATRTDVTVTTGGKSEEFSCENPLEELRRRLADVRVAHLDGLPPFTGGAIGYAGYDVIRYVEDLPNAPEDDRGLPDLSFGFYHRLVVFDNVAKTVDVIVLAKCDAKDAAGLKRTFDTACGEVDEIVAKLTAFDAQLVPTDIDTGGPVTLKYESNFTQNGFEDAVRSCVEYIKAGDIFQVVVSQRLQTDITCDPFEIYRTLRIVNPSPFMFFLRTAETTLVGSSPEIMVRVVDGHVTVRPLAGTRPRGRNEDEDNALAEELLADPKERAEHVMLVDLGRNDVGRVAQYRSVEVSDVMVIERYSHVMHITSNVTGQLRDDCDAFDALAACLPAGTVSGAPKVRAMEIIDELETRRRGPYAGAVGYVDYSGNMDTCIALRTIVIQGNTAYVQAGAGLVADSVPSSEFQETLNKARGLLKAIEITERRAGK; encoded by the coding sequence ATGCCGCACGCACCTGACTTCGCCCAATTTTCCAAACTGGCCGCTGACCATGATATGGTCCCCGTTTTCCGGCGGTTGATCAGCGACTCACTAACTCCGGTTTCGGCTTTTCATAAGCTCGATGACAGCGGGCCGGCCTGTCTGTTCGAGAGCGTGATTGGCGGCGAAAAGATCGGCCGCTACAGCTTTTTGGGGTTTCAGCCCGACTATCACCTGGCCGCGACCCGGACTGACGTGACGGTCACTACCGGCGGAAAGAGCGAAGAGTTCTCGTGCGAAAATCCGCTGGAAGAGCTCCGGCGCCGTTTGGCTGACGTCCGCGTCGCCCACCTGGATGGGTTGCCTCCGTTTACCGGCGGCGCCATCGGGTATGCCGGGTACGACGTGATTCGCTATGTCGAGGATCTGCCTAACGCCCCGGAAGATGACCGCGGACTGCCCGATCTTTCGTTTGGTTTCTATCACCGGTTGGTCGTTTTCGACAATGTCGCCAAGACGGTCGACGTGATCGTGCTAGCCAAGTGCGACGCAAAAGATGCGGCTGGGCTGAAACGGACATTTGACACCGCTTGCGGCGAGGTCGACGAAATTGTCGCGAAGTTGACCGCGTTTGACGCCCAGCTGGTGCCGACCGACATCGACACCGGCGGCCCGGTCACGCTGAAGTACGAGTCGAACTTCACGCAGAATGGCTTTGAAGACGCGGTCCGCAGCTGCGTCGAGTACATCAAAGCGGGCGACATCTTTCAGGTCGTCGTCAGCCAACGCCTGCAGACCGACATCACCTGCGACCCGTTCGAGATCTACCGCACCTTGCGGATCGTGAACCCGAGCCCCTTCATGTTCTTCCTGCGGACCGCCGAAACGACCCTGGTCGGCAGTTCGCCTGAGATTATGGTTCGGGTCGTCGACGGGCACGTTACGGTTCGTCCACTGGCCGGCACCCGGCCCCGCGGCAGGAACGAAGACGAAGACAACGCCTTGGCCGAAGAGCTGCTGGCCGATCCCAAAGAACGAGCCGAGCATGTGATGCTAGTTGACCTGGGCCGCAACGACGTCGGTCGCGTCGCCCAGTACCGCAGCGTCGAGGTATCGGACGTGATGGTGATCGAGCGGTACAGCCACGTAATGCACATCACGTCCAACGTCACCGGTCAGCTGCGCGACGACTGCGACGCGTTTGACGCTTTGGCCGCTTGCTTGCCGGCCGGAACCGTTTCTGGCGCCCCCAAGGTTCGGGCGATGGAGATCATCGACGAGCTAGAAACCCGCCGCCGCGGTCCGTACGCTGGCGCCGTCGGCTATGTCGACTACAGCGGCAACATGGACACCTGCATCGCACTGCGGACGATTGTGATTCAAGGGAATACCGCATACGTGCAAGCCGGCGCCGGCCTGGTCGCCGACAGCGTCCCCAGCAGCGAGTTCCAAGAGACGCTCAATAAGGCTCGCGGGCTGCTGAAGGCGATCGAGATTACGGAGCGCCGCGCGGGAAAGTAG
- a CDS encoding M41 family metallopeptidase, which yields MDEEPDVIAYHESGHAFMAVLVGARVRRVTIEPEDDDGPRRFGDAQIEWRISQFTPKDRQEKFVLVALAGPVAEMLYSGEPFHPGHVAEWSDDWRAAWEAATPLFRDEKKRLRYLEEATRQIYQLLDAENHWAALAAIADNLLAHETLDGEQVEEIVQGWTGEST from the coding sequence ATGGACGAAGAACCTGACGTAATCGCCTACCACGAGTCGGGACACGCCTTCATGGCGGTCCTGGTTGGCGCCCGCGTGCGGCGAGTCACGATTGAGCCAGAAGATGACGACGGGCCGCGGCGATTTGGCGACGCCCAGATCGAGTGGCGGATCTCGCAATTCACCCCCAAAGATCGGCAGGAGAAATTTGTGCTGGTCGCGTTGGCCGGGCCAGTCGCCGAAATGCTCTACAGCGGCGAGCCGTTTCACCCTGGCCATGTCGCCGAGTGGTCCGACGATTGGCGAGCTGCCTGGGAAGCGGCGACGCCGCTATTTCGCGACGAGAAGAAACGCCTGCGCTACCTGGAAGAAGCGACCCGTCAGATCTACCAGTTGCTCGATGCCGAAAACCACTGGGCGGCGCTGGCCGCGATCGCCGACAATTTGCTGGCCCATGAAACGCTGGATGGCGAACAGGTGGAGGAGATCGTGCAGGGCTGGACTGGAGAGTCGACCTAG